The genomic interval ttccttctttctctccttctttctctccttctctccttctttctctccttctttccttctgtctctccttctctccttctttccttctttctctccttctttctttccttctttctcttcttctctccttctctccttctttctctccttctttccttctttctctccttctttctctccttctctccttctttctctccttctttccttttttctctccttctctccttctttctctccttctttctctccttctttctctccttctttctctccttctctccttctctctttctttctctccttctttccttctttctctccttttttctctccttctctccttctttctctccttctttccttctttatctccttctttctctccttctctccttctttctctccttctctccttctttctctccttctctccttctttctctccttctttccttctttctctccttctttctttccttctttctctccttctctccttctctccttctttctctccttctttccttctttctctccttctttctttctctccttctctctctccttctttctctccttctttccttctttctgtccttttctctttctttctctccttctctccttctttctctccttctttcctcctttctctccttctttctctccttctctccttctttctttccttctttctctccttctctccttctttctctccttctctccttctttctctccttctctccttctttctctccttctctccttttttctctccttctctccttctttctctccttctctccttctttctctccttctctccttctttctctccttctctccttctttctctccttctttccttctttctctccttctttccttctttctctccttctctccttctttctgaGACATGGAGACCATGATGTGTTGGACTCAGTCTTGCAGACGCAggctcccttctctctctctctctctctctctctctctctctctctctctctctctcttgtcctcCTCTCAGGATGTAGGATTAGCTGTGGTGGAGCCGGGGCCCCACGGAGGCTTGTGCCGGCCGGGCCCCCGTGGCCCGAGGCCCTGCGGCCCGGGGCCACAGATGATTTGTGTGCAGCCTGGGTTTGGTTttgttcctgctgaggcccaTTTGAATGAGAATGAAAGCAATAGAGAAGCTGAGGCAGAAAGAAGCAGCacaaaagagcagaggagcagagtttgGACGAGGAACAAATCAGGAGAGGAGTGAAAAGAAGTGCAGGGCGGACGGACACAAAGGAACAATTCACCTTCTAATGGCTTTGATATATTCTACACGCCTGAAGACTCCAAACACTGTCTAATTATTTATAAatgaccaccccccccccagcagcagaaAGACTCTGCaggtttctgcttcttcttcttcagctgcaAACGCAGTAAATACAATAATTAATGGAAAATCCTACGCTTGTCTCATAAAGatgtctttaaaaaacacttcaacTAAATCCTCCACTCGCCAAAAACCAGCTCTCCACCACCACAccgatagatggatggatagatggatggatggatggatggatagatagatagatagatagatagatagatagatagatagatagatagatagatagatagatagatagatagatagatagatagatagatagatagatagatagatagatagatagatagatagatagatagatagatagatagatggatggatggatagatagatagatagatagatagatagatagatagatagatagatagatagatagatagagagatagagagatagatagatagatagatagatagatagatagatagatagatagatagatagatggatagatagatagatagatagatagatagatagatagatagatagatagatagatagatagatagatagatagatagatagatagatagatagatagatagatagatagatagatagataaatagatggatggatagatagatagatagatagatagatagatagatagatagatagatagatagatagatagatagatagatagatagatagatagatagatagatagatagatagatagatagatggatgcatagatagatagatagatggatagatagatagatagatagatagatagatagatagatagatagatagatagatagatagatagatagatagatagatggatggatggatggatggatggatggatggatggatggatggatggatggatggatggatagatagatagatagatagatagatagatagatagatagatagatagatagatagatagatagatagatagatagatagatagatagatagatagatagatagatagatagatagatgatagatagatagatagatggatgcatagatagatagatagatggatagatagatagatggatggatagatagatagatagatagatagatagatagatagatagatagatagatagatagatggatagatagatagatagatagatagatagatagatagatagatagatagatagatagatagatggatagatagatagatagatggatggatgcatagatagatagatagatggatagatagatagatggatggatagatagatagatagatagatagatagatagatagatagatagatagatagatagatggatggatggatggatggatggatagatagatggatggatggatggatggatggatggatagatagatagatagatagatagatagatagatagatagatagatagatagatagatagatagatagatagatagatagatagatagatagatagatagatagatagatagatagatagatggatgcatagatagatagatagatggatagatagatggatggatagatagatagatagatagatagatagatagatagatagatagatagatagatagatagatagatagatagatagatagatagatagatagatagatagatagatagatagatagatagatagatggatggatagatagatagatagatggatgcatagatagatagatagatggatagatagatagatggatggatagatagatagatagatagatagatagatagatagatagatagatagatagatagatagatagatagatagatagatagatagatagatagatagatagataggtagatagatagatagatagatagatagatagatagatagatggatggatggatagatagatagatagatagatagatagatagatagatagatagatagatagatagatagatagatagatagatagatagatagatagatagatagatagatagatagatagatagatggatagatagatagatagatagatggatagatagatggatatagatagatagatagatagatagatagatagatagatagatagatagatagatagatagatagatagatagatagatagatagatagatagatagatagatggatgaatagatagatagatggatgatagatagatagatagatggatggatggatagatagatagatagatggatggatggatagatagatagatggatagatagatggatgaatagatagatggatggatagatggatagatggatggatagagggaaagatggatagatggatggatggatggatggatggatagatagatagatagatagatagatagatagatagatagatagatagatagatagatagatagatagatagatagatagatagatagatagatagatagatagatagatagatagatagatagatagatagatagatagatagatagatagatagatagatagatagatagatggatggatggatggatagagggaaagatggatagatggatagatggatagatggatggatggataagaagagggatgatagatggatgggtggatggatggttagagggaaagatggatagatggatatatagatggatggacggatgatagatggatagatggatggatggatggatggatgatggatggatggatgaatgatagatgaatggatggatggatggatggatggatggatggatggatggatggatgaatgatagatggatggatggatggatggatggatggatggatggatagatagatagatagatagatagatagatagatagatagatagatagatagatagatagatagatagatagatagatagatagatagatagatagatagatagatagatagatggatggatggataagaAGAgggagatagatggatggatggatggatagagggaaagatggatagatggatatatagatggatggatgtatgatagatagatagatagatagatggatagatagatagatggatagatggatggatggataagaagagggatgatagatggatggatggatggatagagggaaagatggatagatggatagatggatatatagatggatggatgtatgatagatggatagatggatagatggatagatggatagatggatagatggatggatggatggatggatgatagaatgatagatggatggatggatggatggatggatggatggatggatggatggatggatggatggatggatgaataacaGAATGATGgaatgatagatggatggatgaggagaTGATAGAAATatagatggatatatggatggatgatagaatGATAGAATGATAGAATGATAGAATGATAGaataatagatggatggatggatggatggatggatggatggatggttggatggatggatggatggatggatgatagaatgatagatggatggatggatggatgaataacaGAATGATGgaatgatagatggatggatgaggagaTGATAGAAATatagatggatatatggatggatgatagaatgatagaatgatagatagatggatgaggggatgggtggatggatggatagatgaatgatAGAATGATAGAATGATGGAATGATGGaataatagatggatggatggatggatggatgatagaatgatggatatatagatggatagatggatgatggaatGATGGAATGATggaatgatagatagatggatgatggaatGATGGaatgatagatggatgatagatggatagatggatgatggaatgatggatggatgaggggaTGGGTGGAGGTCTCCGGAGCGTGTCTCCTCccggcgggggggcggggcctcctgactcttctttctctctttggtCTTTTCTCCctcacagaggggggggggtcgtgcGTGTCGTTCGCGTGGCCAGCGGccggctgtgattggctgatccCCGGCACGCTTCTCTTATGCTAATGAGCAGCTCCCGCGGCACGGGGCGGCCTgcggggggggcagggggggggtggggggggtctttGTACGGGCCGGTATAAGAGCGCGCGCGGGTCAGTCGTGTGCCAGATCAGCGGCAGCAACACCACACTGCGCATGCGCATCATCACAGGACCTGAGGAAACACGCAACAGCTACAGGTAGGTGCACgcaagagacacacacctgcacgcctgtctctgtctctctctctctgtctgtctctgtctgtctctctctgtctgtctctgtctctgtctgtctctctctgtctctctctctctgtctctctgtctctctgtctctctctctctctctctctctctctgtctgtctctctgtctctctctctctctctctctctctgtctcagatACTATCggactgtctgtctctgtcattgtcattgtctctgtctctgtctctgtctctgtctctgtctctctctctctctctctctctctctctctctctctctctctatctatctctctctctctctctgtctctctgtctgtctctctgtctgtctgtctctctgtgtctctctgtctctctgtctctctctctgtctctctgtctctgtctctgtctctgtctctgtctctgtctctgtctctgtctgtctgtcgctctctctgtgtctgtctctctgtgtctctctctctctctgtctgtctctctctctgtctctctgtctgtctctctctctgtctctgtctctctgtctgtctctctgtgtctctctctctctctctctctctgtctctgtgtctctctctctgtctgtctctctctctgtctctgtgtctctctctctctctctctctctctctctctctctctctctctctctctctctctctgtttgtctctctctctctgtctgtctctctctgtctgtctctctctctctgtctctgtgtctctctctctctgtttgtctctctctctctgtctgtctctctctgtctgtctctctctctctgtctctgtgtctctctctctctctctctctctctctctctctctctctctctctctctctctctctctctctctctctctctgtctctgtctctgtctcagatACTAACgggctgtctgtctctgtctcagatCACCATGGACTTCTTCCCTCACTCGGATGATGAGGACTCCCGCAGCAGTGTGTCCTGCTCGTCCCCGGACCCCCCGCAGAGGAAGCGGCGGCCCCGGGGCCGAGGCCCGGTCCCGGTGGTGAAGAGGAACCGGAGAGTGAAGGCCAACGACCGGGAGCGCAGCCGCATGCACAACCTGAACGACGCGCTGGAGGCGCTGCGGGGGGTCCTGCCCAACATGCCCGAGGACACCAAGCTCACCAAGATCGAGACCCTCCGGTTCGCCCACAACTACATCTGGGCCCTGTCGGAGACCGTCCGCATCGCGGACCTGGGGCGGACCGGGGACATGTCCCTGCTGCTGGACCCGGGGAGGACCGGGGacatgtctctgctgctggacccgAGCCGGCTCAGCGGAGCCCCGAGCCCGGGCAGCAGCGAGTCCTCTGGCTCCTGGAGCTCCAGCGGCTCCTCGTCCTCCAGCGgctcctcggcctcctcctccccgcctTACTGCGCCTCCAGCCCGGGCAGCCCCGGCCCGCAGGACCGCGGCTTCCTGCAGCCGGACCCGGTGTTCGGCTTCCGGAGCTTCGTGCCGGGCATctactgaggaagaggaggaagactcTTCCTCAACGCGcggcagagagacaggagacaggagacaggagacaccTGTTGCCTAGCAGCcgtgtctctgaggacaaatgAAAGAAGTTCGTTTCTTTGTGATTTagttaattttgtgtttttcttcagaaGCTTCGCACTTTTTGTCTCAGCAGTTTTCACctgaacttttatttatttattccactCGACTCGTTTTGTTGTCACTTGAtgaaatttgtattttgtaCATAAAGagatttttattctatttactgcttttttacaaaataaataaagttataacgTTTCTATAAAACCTTCTCTCTGATTCTTAATATTCATAAGTTCACGTCACATGGACAaaaacactgtgacatcatcgtTTAAGCGCAGCAAAACTGAATGAAACGAAACTACGACACTAATATGAAAAACCACATTtatcaaaacaacaatatgaTAATAGTTGTTACTATTACATAACAACTATTATCGAGTACTACAGTATCCAGGAAGTTACAaacttgacttttttttaatatgacctttgaccctgcaTCTCACTCTGATCAATAAGGGTTCACTGTGGTGTGATGTCACAGACCCGAAAACAgtaacaatacaaataataacaataataacatttgttatcattattattattattgcaatttgtattattatacaTTCAGAAACACCTTCACATCCCCCGGTGAAATCTCACCTGCTTGCCCCTGATTGGTCAGTTACTCACAGAATGGCTATGTTGCACTGTTAATGTGCACGTTGATGTGCACGTTGATGTGCACGTTGATGTGCACTGTTGATGTGCACTGCTGATGTGCACTGTTGATGTGCACGTTGATGTGCACGTTGATGTGCACGTTGATGTGCACGTTGATGTGCACGTAGATGTGCACGTTGATGTGCACTGTTGATGTGCACGTTGATGTGCACGTAGATGTGCACGTTGATGTGCACTGTTGATGTGCACTGTTGATGTGCACGTTGATGTGCACGTTGATGTGCACGTTGATGTGCACTGTTGATGTGGACTGTTGATGTGCACGTTGATGTGGACTGTTGATGTGCACGTTGATGTGCACGTTGATGTGCACGTTGATGTGCACGTTGATGTGCACGTTGATGTGCACTGTTGATGTGCACTGTTGATGTGCACGTTGATGTGGACTGTTGATGTGCACGTTGATGTGCAGGTGCACGTTGATGTGCACGTTGATGTGCACGTTGATGTGCAGGTGCACGTTGATGTGCACGTTGATGTGCACTGTTGATGTGCACGTTGATGTGCACGTTGATGTGCACGTTGATGTGCACGTTGATGTGCACGTAGATGGTTCATATCTGGACTGAAGCTCTGGTGAGTTCTCAGGTTTCAACCTATTTTTGGACAAATGTTCTGTTCTTATCACAACAaatagaatttatttatttacctgtttacctgAGGCCGGCCCCGCCCCCTACCTGCGCTCGCTGTCCGTCAGACAGACTGACACTTAAAGAACCAATTAGACTCAAGCTAAGCTTCTGTTTTATCAACAAGTCCTGATCCTGCAGGAGGAGCCTGTCCACACACATCAGACTGAAACTGTCTTCACACCAAATCACATCTGACACTTTGCCTCCAGTCTGGATTTTTAGTTTGGTCTTTGAAGCTGGTTTAACTTCAGCTGGAGCTGAAACTCTGAGAAACAAATCCTTAAACCTGAACCCTAGAACATGtccagagttcatgtgtgaGAACATCTGCACTAACTACTGTGACCTAGAGACGTGTGTGCTCTTCTACAGATTTCTTAGTGAAGACATTTTGCCCGTTACTCAGTATCTGACCTCCCCGGGGGGGAGCTTCGCTAAGAAACGatgacatcagcattttgaccccccgctgggtgtcactttattttatgtaGTTACCATCGTTCACTGC from Limanda limanda chromosome 10, fLimLim1.1, whole genome shotgun sequence carries:
- the neurog1 gene encoding neurogenin-1, with amino-acid sequence MVLTVLTELTELTELTELTVLTDPGVAFDLEAQRRKLLMKKVSTLERVVDVCGPDLNKAVSSIRLILKLLKAWTDQLTPEDCQITMDFFPHSDDEDSRSSVSCSSPDPPQRKRRPRGRGPVPVVKRNRRVKANDRERSRMHNLNDALEALRGVLPNMPEDTKLTKIETLRFAHNYIWALSETVRIADLGRTGDMSLLLDPGRTGDMSLLLDPSRLSGAPSPGSSESSGSWSSSGSSSSSGSSASSSPPYCASSPGSPGPQDRGFLQPDPVFGFRSFVPGIY